In Thermosipho affectus, a genomic segment contains:
- a CDS encoding phosphoenolpyruvate carboxykinase (ATP), with the protein MSRSIIIDGSVIYTNYSQIMGHKKFEALLKEFIEILVEKNSPLLQALSPFKFGDEYDTKRIAEYFNLLTMRNLKELSHILSYTNPVQLEKFIEAFYTFWRSKHRFMIRNEKYVNDYNRRASVEYTMTMVADQFKAVIKNLYRQLLSNITNEFPKVMRQLPSGAQAMFLYDYVKCENFNLNWMEKIPTIWGAIFDPPAIFYTKSNKRKGIIPVVEKNIIDKIELSSNEWFRIPIFVGKLLFFNFVHKDFLAHGAGLANLFEIASPKDIKNRKPDGIIIFGISPDKIPDYTDEWKNAVVFKEKNLYVGVIPNLDENDYFGYMKKTTLTVHNLIMIDNGKLPIHGSMAKITLKSGKSAVAMFLGDSGAGKSETLEALNRLDEVADVNIIIDDMGSLSIENNKVVAYGTETGAFVRLDDLPPGYAYHTMDRSIFMNPDKINARVIVPFNNYKEIVTPTKIDFLFYANNYTEVKNNEERIKFFDSYEEALKVFSEGKRMAKGTTAEIGITTSYFSNPFGAIQMREKHEKIAEKFFKKLFETEVKVGEIRTMLGIKGYEKKGTILAAKALLKLIEKKG; encoded by the coding sequence ATGAGCCGCTCAATCATTATCGATGGTTCTGTTATTTACACCAATTACAGTCAAATTATGGGACATAAAAAATTCGAGGCACTTTTAAAAGAATTCATTGAAATTCTCGTCGAAAAAAATAGTCCACTACTACAAGCCCTTTCCCCTTTTAAATTTGGAGATGAGTATGATACAAAAAGAATAGCTGAATACTTTAATCTTCTTACTATGAGAAATTTAAAAGAATTATCCCATATTTTAAGTTACACTAATCCCGTACAATTGGAAAAATTTATAGAAGCGTTTTATACTTTCTGGCGCTCAAAACACAGATTTATGATTCGTAATGAAAAATATGTAAATGATTACAACAGAAGGGCAAGCGTAGAATATACTATGACAATGGTCGCTGATCAATTTAAGGCTGTTATTAAAAATTTATACCGGCAATTATTATCCAATATAACCAATGAATTTCCCAAAGTTATGAGACAACTTCCAAGTGGAGCTCAAGCAATGTTTTTATACGACTATGTCAAATGTGAAAACTTCAATTTGAACTGGATGGAGAAAATTCCCACAATTTGGGGAGCAATTTTTGACCCACCTGCAATATTCTACACGAAATCCAACAAAAGAAAGGGAATTATACCCGTAGTTGAAAAAAATATAATAGATAAAATTGAGTTATCTTCCAATGAATGGTTTAGAATACCGATATTTGTAGGAAAACTACTATTTTTTAACTTTGTTCACAAAGATTTTCTTGCTCACGGTGCAGGATTGGCAAATCTATTTGAAATTGCCTCCCCAAAAGATATCAAAAACAGAAAACCCGATGGCATAATTATTTTTGGAATTTCACCAGACAAAATACCAGATTACACAGACGAATGGAAAAATGCTGTAGTCTTCAAAGAAAAAAATCTATACGTTGGAGTTATCCCAAATTTAGATGAAAACGATTATTTTGGATATATGAAAAAAACAACACTTACTGTTCACAACCTCATTATGATAGACAATGGAAAACTTCCAATACATGGTTCCATGGCAAAAATCACTCTAAAATCCGGGAAAAGTGCTGTTGCAATGTTCTTAGGAGACAGTGGAGCAGGAAAGAGTGAAACTTTAGAAGCACTAAATAGGTTAGATGAAGTAGCAGATGTAAATATTATCATCGATGATATGGGAAGTCTAAGTATAGAAAACAACAAAGTCGTGGCATATGGAACTGAAACAGGAGCATTTGTAAGACTTGATGACCTTCCACCAGGTTATGCATACCACACTATGGACAGAAGTATATTTATGAATCCAGATAAAATAAATGCAAGAGTCATTGTTCCTTTTAACAATTACAAAGAAATAGTTACACCAACAAAAATCGATTTCTTGTTTTATGCTAACAACTACACAGAAGTTAAAAATAACGAGGAAAGAATAAAATTTTTTGACTCGTATGAAGAAGCACTAAAAGTCTTTTCTGAAGGGAAAAGGATGGCAAAAGGCACAACCGCTGAAATTGGAATCACCACTTCTTATTTTTCAAATCCATTTGGTGCAATTCAGATGCGAGAAAAACATGAAAAGATAGCTGAGAAATTCTTTAAAAAACTATTTGAAACGGAGGTGAAAGTAGGTGAAATAAGGACGATGCTTGGGATAAAAGGATATGAAAAGAAAGGTACTATCCTTGCTGCAAAAGCATTACTAAAATTAATTGAAAAGAAGGGGTGA
- a CDS encoding TldD/PmbA family protein: protein MNLKEFKDKLFALAKKNGFEAQVEFSEKMEFMVSYANDDIDQYKDASNSRVTIKILKDGKIGKSFSERFDDPEALFNEALSNWKITDTEDENFFYDGKGKYLEMKTYDGNFEKTPVKEKLDFVKKLYNSAKCDERIVTVPNAVFQNLKISKSISNTLGLDISSTMDGGFSYAISISKDDNTHSGFWFEIGKRFEDLSPEQIGKKACKEALSLLGAKPVKSGKYRVIIRNTAFEELLGLLKSMISAENVQKNISPLKGKINEKIGNTILNIKDLPYVEGSINNRPFDDEGVPTKETVIIENGVLKSYLYDLKTAKKDNVESTGNSLNGSIEPINLVIESGNYSFNELVNKLDNGIIIISIDGMHSGANPVSGNFSLGARGYKVENGEIVHAVEQITISGNFIDLLNKIESVGNDSKDFGGVITPSILISELDIAGE, encoded by the coding sequence ATGAATTTAAAAGAATTTAAAGATAAACTTTTTGCGCTTGCAAAGAAAAATGGTTTCGAAGCACAAGTAGAATTTTCTGAAAAAATGGAATTTATGGTTTCATATGCAAACGATGATATTGATCAGTATAAAGATGCATCAAATTCTAGAGTAACTATAAAAATACTAAAAGATGGAAAGATAGGAAAGAGCTTTTCCGAAAGATTTGACGATCCAGAAGCTTTATTCAACGAAGCACTTTCTAATTGGAAAATAACAGATACAGAAGATGAAAATTTCTTTTACGATGGAAAAGGAAAATACCTTGAAATGAAAACTTATGATGGAAATTTCGAAAAAACTCCTGTTAAGGAAAAACTTGACTTTGTAAAAAAACTTTACAACAGCGCAAAATGTGATGAAAGAATTGTAACAGTACCAAATGCCGTATTTCAAAATTTAAAAATTTCAAAGTCAATTTCAAATACTCTTGGATTAGATATTTCATCCACAATGGATGGTGGATTTTCATATGCTATATCAATATCAAAAGATGATAACACACATTCTGGATTTTGGTTTGAAATAGGCAAAAGATTTGAAGATTTATCTCCAGAACAAATTGGTAAAAAAGCTTGTAAAGAAGCTTTAAGCCTTTTAGGGGCAAAACCTGTAAAATCTGGCAAATATAGAGTAATAATCAGAAATACCGCATTTGAAGAGCTTTTAGGACTTTTAAAGAGTATGATTTCCGCCGAAAATGTCCAAAAAAATATATCTCCACTAAAGGGAAAAATAAATGAAAAGATTGGAAACACTATTTTAAACATTAAAGATCTGCCATATGTTGAAGGAAGTATAAATAACAGACCATTTGATGATGAAGGTGTTCCAACAAAAGAAACAGTTATAATTGAAAATGGTGTTTTAAAAAGCTACCTATACGATTTAAAAACTGCAAAAAAGGATAACGTTGAATCTACTGGAAATAGTTTAAATGGATCAATTGAACCAATAAATTTGGTAATAGAAAGTGGTAATTATTCATTTAATGAACTTGTAAACAAACTAGATAACGGCATTATAATAATCAGCATTGATGGTATGCATTCAGGTGCAAATCCCGTGTCCGGAAATTTCTCATTAGGTGCAAGAGGATACAAAGTTGAAAACGGAGAAATTGTACATGCAGTTGAACAAATCACTATATCTGGTAACTTCATAGATTTACTAAATAAAATTGAAAGTGTGGGAAACGATTC
- a CDS encoding TldD/PmbA family protein encodes MLSKDLIKDIIGTVLKYGGDFAEVFIENKYENRIELADGFIQKANTNNISGIGIRGFLGNKAIYAYTNIFERDNLLSVAKRVGEALSETKVSNLKLDFDDKKIKNRHLIHFYPMEIDKTEKAKIMKTAYHAAKNFSNLIKQVLVWYWEYDQEILVANSEGTWAEDRRVKTRLMINTVAEHNGNMERGFYGPGAGMGFEFFNTIDVEEAAKRAARIAVRMVDAEPAPAGKMPVVISNEFGGVIFHEAVGHALEATSVAKGASVFAGKLGQKVAAECVSAVDDATIPNGWGSANVDDEGTPTRRNLLIDKGILVGYLIDKLGARRMNMESTGSARRQDYTFAPTSRMSNTFILPGKYYPEEIIAATEYGLYAKTMGGGSVMPGTGEFNFAVMEAYLIENGKITKPVKGATLIGKGYEIIQKIDMVGNDIARGQGVCGSISGAVPADVGQPTIRVSEILVGGRNK; translated from the coding sequence GTGTTAAGTAAAGATCTGATAAAAGACATTATAGGCACAGTTTTAAAATACGGTGGTGACTTTGCAGAAGTATTTATTGAAAACAAATACGAAAACAGAATAGAACTTGCAGATGGTTTTATTCAAAAAGCAAATACAAATAACATTTCGGGAATAGGTATACGGGGGTTTTTGGGAAATAAAGCTATATACGCATACACAAACATCTTTGAAAGGGACAATCTTCTATCTGTAGCCAAAAGAGTTGGAGAGGCACTTTCCGAAACAAAAGTTTCCAACTTAAAGTTGGACTTTGATGACAAAAAAATAAAAAACAGACATCTAATACATTTTTATCCAATGGAAATTGATAAAACAGAAAAGGCTAAAATAATGAAAACGGCATACCATGCAGCCAAAAATTTCTCGAATTTAATAAAGCAAGTACTTGTTTGGTACTGGGAGTATGATCAAGAAATTTTAGTTGCAAATTCAGAAGGTACCTGGGCAGAAGATAGAAGGGTCAAAACAAGGTTAATGATAAACACCGTCGCAGAACATAATGGAAATATGGAGCGTGGATTTTATGGACCAGGGGCTGGTATGGGATTTGAATTTTTTAATACTATCGATGTAGAAGAAGCCGCAAAAAGAGCGGCAAGAATAGCCGTTAGAATGGTAGATGCCGAACCTGCACCAGCTGGGAAAATGCCTGTAGTTATCTCAAATGAATTCGGTGGAGTTATCTTCCACGAAGCGGTAGGACATGCACTTGAAGCAACTTCTGTAGCAAAAGGTGCTTCAGTATTTGCTGGAAAGTTAGGACAAAAAGTTGCGGCAGAATGTGTATCTGCAGTTGATGATGCAACAATTCCAAATGGATGGGGTTCTGCAAATGTGGATGATGAGGGAACACCAACAAGAAGAAATCTTTTAATCGATAAAGGTATACTTGTTGGATATCTAATAGATAAACTTGGAGCAAGAAGAATGAATATGGAAAGTACCGGTAGTGCTAGAAGACAAGACTATACATTTGCACCTACTTCAAGAATGAGCAACACATTTATACTCCCTGGAAAATACTATCCCGAAGAGATTATAGCTGCTACCGAGTATGGACTTTATGCGAAAACAATGGGAGGAGGCTCTGTAATGCCTGGTACAGGTGAGTTTAACTTTGCTGTAATGGAGGCCTATTTGATAGAAAATGGAAAAATTACAAAACCTGTGAAAGGTGCAACCCTTATTGGAAAAGGCTATGAAATTATACAAAAAATAGATATGGTAGGTAACGACATAGCAAGAGGTCAAGGGGTTTGTGGTTCAATATCCGGCGCTGTACCCGCAGATGTGGGACAACCTACAATCAGAGTTTCAGAAATACTTGTCGGGGGGCGAAATAAATGA